A DNA window from Ostrea edulis chromosome 5, xbOstEdul1.1, whole genome shotgun sequence contains the following coding sequences:
- the LOC125651860 gene encoding microtubule-associated proteins 1A/1B light chain 3C-like — protein sequence MWDKGKVTMPEKVIEEEKEKDTRPFKQRKCFDVRRGEVRGIRSKFPNKVPVIVERYYKELQLPVLDKSKFLVPQELSMSQFSAIIRNRMSLNSSQAFYLIVNNKSISSMSMTLAEVYRDEMDEDGFLYVTYASQEMFGGC from the exons ATGTGGGATAAAGGAAAAGTGACAATGCCAGAGAAAGTGATAGAGGAAGAGAAAGAGAAAGACACTAGACCTTTCAAACAGAGGAAATGTTTTG atGTGCGGAGAGGAGAAGTTAGAGGCATAAGAtcaaaatttccaaataaagtACCG GTGATAGTAGAGAGGTACTACAAAGAACTGCAGCTTCCTGTGTTGGATAAATCCAAATTTCTCGTGCCTCAAGAACTCTCCATGTCCCAATTTTCTGCCATTATAAG GAACCGAATGTCACTAAATTCCAGTCAAGCATTTTATCTCATAGTGAACAACAAAAGTATTTCAAGCATGTCAATGACTTTGGCAGAAGTGTATCGGGATGAAATGGATGAAGACGGCTTTCTTTACGTGACTTATGCCTCGCAGGAAATGTTTGGAGGATGCTGA